In the genome of Gemmatimonadales bacterium, the window CCACCACGGTTTCGACCGATGAATCGCCGCGCAAGGACACGACGCCAGAAACGCTCGCCAAGCTCAAGCCCGCGTTCCGGAAGGATGGCGGGACCGTGACGCCGGGGAACGCGCCGGGGTTGAACGACGGCGCGAGCGCCCTTGTGGTCGCGTCGCTCGCGTTTGCGCGGGCGCACGGGCTCACGCCGCTGGCGCGGGTCACCGCGTACGCCACGGGCGGCGGCGAGCCGCGCGAGCTCTTCTTCGCGCCGATCGTCGCGGTGAACGCCCTCATGCAGAAGGCCGGCACCCGCATCGGTGACTACGACCTGCTCGAGGCGAACGAGGCCTTCGCCGTCCAGGCCATCGCCGACGGGCGCGCGCTCGGCTGGGACTGGCACCGCGTCAACGTGCACGGCGGCGCGGTGGCGCTGGGCCACCCGATCGGCGCGAGCGGCGCCCGCGTGCTCACCACGCTGCTGTATGCGCTCAGCGACCGGGGCGCGCGTACCGGGCTCGCGACGCTCTGCCTGGGCGGCGGCAACGCGGTGGCGCTCAGCGTGGAGCGCATCTGAGCGCGCCCCGCGGCGTGCTTCCGGCAATCGGCTGGTCGATCGCCTTCCTGCTGCTCGGCTTCGCCTTCTCGTTCCTGCTCATCGGCGGGCTCGCGTATCTCCTGCGGCGTGACGTGGCCGCGGGGCTCGACGCTATCCAGCTCTCGCCGGCGCTGCAAGCGCTCGCCACCGGCGCGAGCCTGCTGGGCGGCTTTCTCGCGGCGACCTGGATCGTGGGTCGCCGCGCGCTCGGGCTCGACGCGCGCACGCTCCGGTGGCGGGTCGGGCACGGTGCGCGGGGCGCAGGGTGGGGACTCGCGGTCGGCATCGGCGCGGCGCTCCTCGCCACCGGCGGCGCCGCCCTCGTCGGAGCCGCGCACTGGTCGCACGATCGCGGCGGATTCGGCGATTACCTGGCCCAGGTGACCAAGACCGTGGCCGTGCTCGCGCCGGCGGCGCTGGGCGAGGAAGTGATCTTTCGCGGCGTGCCGCTCGTGCTCCTTGCCGGCGCGATCGGGCGTGCGAGCGCCATCGTGCTCGTGGCGGGCCTCGCCTTTGCGGCGCTGCACGCCATCAATCCCGGCATCACGCCACTGGCCCTCGGCAACATCGCGCTCGCCGGCATCTGGCTCGGGGTCGCGTTCTACGCGCCGGGCGGCATCTGGACTGCCTTCGGCTCGCACCTGGGCTGGAACGCCGCGCTCGCGGCGCTTGACGCGCCGGTGAGCGGGCTGCCGTTTGAGATTCCGCTGCTCGACTACCACGCCGGTGTGCCGTGCTGGCTCACCGGGTGCCGCTTCGGCCCGGAGGGCGGACTGCTTGCCACCGGCGCGCTGATCCTCGCGCTCCTTATCGCTGTGCAATGGGCCCGGCCGGGGACGGCTGAATGAGCCGCGCCGCCGTCGTAGGTGCCGGAACGATGGGCAACGGCATCGCGCACGTGTTCGCGCAACACGGGTGGGAGGTGGCGCTCATCGATTCGGCCCCGGCCGCGCTGGAGCGCGCGCTGGCGACGATCCGCGCCAACCTCGACCGCCAGGTGAAGAAAGGCACGCTCCCGGCCGATGCGCCGGCCGCTGTCCTCGGGCGCATCGCCACGGGTGGTTCGCTCCATGCCGCCGCCGGGGCGAGCCTCGTGATCGAGGCGGCGAGCGAGAGTCCGGCGGTCAAGTTCGGCATCTTCGAGCAGCTCGATCGGATCGCAGACTCGAACGCGATCCTTGCCTCCAACACCAGCTCGATCTCCATCACGGAAATCGCGGCGCGCACCCGGCGCCCGGCCGCCGTGCTCGGCATGCACTTCATGAACCCGGTGCCGGTGATGGCGCTGGTCGAGGTGATCCGGGGACAGGCGACGAGCGACTCGACGACCGCCACCGTGATGGAGGTGGCGCGCGCGCTCGGCAAGACGCCGGTCGAGGTGCAGGACTATCCGGGCTTCGTCTCCAATCGCGTGCTGATGCCGATGATCAACGAGGCCATCTTCTGTGTGATGGAAGGCGTCGCGACGCCAGAGGCGATCGACACCGTGATGCGGCTCGGTATGTCCCACCCGATGGGCCCGCTCACGCTGGCGGACTTCATCGGCCTCGATGTCTGCCTCGCCATCATGGAAGTGCTCCATCGCGGCCTGGGCGACGACAAATACCGTCCCTGCCCGCTGCTCCGGAGGATGGTGGCTGCCGGTGCGCTCGGGCGAAAGGCAGGGCGGGGATTCTACGAGTACCCGCGTTAGCGGACGGCAGGGCGTGAGCGAAGGGCTCGTGCTTCTGGCCGGCGCGGCGCTGCTGGCCGGTGCCTGGTTCGCTCTGGGCCCGCTCATCCGCGGGCTCACCCAGCGTGCCGCCGCCAAACGCGAGGCCGAGCCGGTGCCGGCGTCGTGGTGGCCGCTCATCGCGCGCGAGGTGCCCGCCGTCGCCGGGCTGGATAGGGATCAGCGCACGCGCTTGCTTCGCGCCATGCGCGACCTCCTCACGACCTGCCATTGGGAGGGCTGCGGCGGGCTCGTGCTCACCGAGGAGATGCAGCTCGTCATTGCCGCGCAGGCCTGCCTGATCACGCTCGAGCGTCCGGGCGAGCTCTACCCGGCGCTCCACACCATCCTGGTCTATCCGAGCACCTTCGTGCCCCGCCGCGCGGTCGATCTCCGCAAGTGGCACGTGACGCGGGAACACGATCCCGGCCAGCCCACGCTGGGCGAGGCCTGGAGCGACGGCATCGTGGTGCTCGCGTGGGACGATGCGGGTGCCGGCGCCGCCAATCCGGCCGACGGACGGAACGTGGTCTACCACGAATTCGCCCACCAGCTCGACTTTGTGCACCATCTCACCGATCCCGATGCCGACGCCATCGACCCGCTTCGCCAGGCGATCCGCGCGAGCTACGACCGTCTCTGCGAAGCCGTTGCCGCCGGGAGCCCCACGGTGCTGGACCGCTACGCGGTGACCGACGAGGCGGAGTTTTTCGCAGTGGCAACGGAGGTGTATTTCGAGAGGAAGCAGGCGCTGCAGGCCGTAGAGCCGAGGTTGGTGAAAGAGCTGGAACGGTTTTACGAGGGAAAGTAGGCGGGAGGGGCGGTAGCGAGACGGTGCCACCCCTACCGCCTTCTCTGCCGCCTGCACACTTTCCCTCTTTCCTTTACCTTAGCCCCCATGCCCGAGCGAATCCCCATAGGTTCCGACCACGCCGGCTTCCGGCTCAAGGGCCAACTCGTCGAGGAGCTCGCGCGGCTCGGGTTCGAGCCGGTTGACCTCGGCACGCATAGCGAGGTTTCGGCTGACTACCCCGATATTGCCCACCGGCTCGCCGGTGGGGTGGAGCAGGGGGATTCGGCGCGCGGCGTGCTCCTCTGCGGCACCGGGCTCGGCATGTCGTACACGGCCAACCGGCACCGCGGCGTGCGGGCGGCGGTGGCATGGACGCCGGAGGTCGCACGGCTGGCGCGCGAGCATAACGACGCCAATGTGCTCATACTTCCGGCGCGCTTCGTCTCGGACGCAGAGGGCATCGAAATCTTGAGGGCGTGGCTCGCGACGCCGTTCAGCGGCGGCCGGCACGCCCGCCGGGTGGCTAAAATCGACCAGGAGACCGCATGACGCTCGACCACAACGCTTCGCTGCGCGAGGCCGATCCGACCGTGGCCCGGCTCATCGACCGCGAGCTGCGCCGGCAGCAGCAGGGGCTGGAGCTCATCGCGAGCGAGAACTTTGCCAGCCGCGCCGTGATCGACGCGATGGGCACGCCGCTCACCAACAAGTACGCCGAGGGATATCCGGGCCGGCGGTACTACGGCGGGTGCGAGGTGGTGGACGAGATCGAGCAGCTTGCCATCGACCGGCTCAAGCAGCTGTTCAACGCCGAGCACGCCAACGTGCAGCCGCACTCCGGCGCGCAGGCCAACTTTGCGGCGTTCATGGCGCTGGTAAAGCCGGGCGAGACGATCATGGGCATGTCGCTCCCGCACGGCGGCCATCTCTCGCACGGCGCCGCCGTGAACCACAGCGGCACCATCTGGCGCGCGGTGCATTACGGCGTGAATCCCTCCACCGGCCGCATCGATTACGACCAGGTCCGGGCACAGGCACAGCGCGAGCGGCCCCGGCTCATCATCGCGGGCGGCAGCGCCTACGCGCGCGTCATCGATTTTGCCGCCTTCCGCGACATCGCGGACGAGGTGGGGGCCTACTTCCTGGTTGACATGGCGCATTTCGCCGGACTCGTCGCGGGCGGTTACCATCCGTCACCCGTGCCCCACGCGCACGTCGTGACCAGCACCACGCACAAGACGCTTCGCGGTCCGCGCTCGGGCCTCATCCTTTGCACCGCCGACCTTGCCAAGGCCATCGACAAGTCGGTGTTCCCCGGCACCCAGGGCGGCCCGCTCGAGCACGTGATCGCCGCCAAGGCCGTCGCCTTCGGCGAAGCGATGGATGATGAGTTCAAGGCGTACGCCCGGCACATCGTCGAGAACGCGCGGCGGCTCGCGGCCGCACTGCTGGAGCGGGGATATGCCATCGTCTCGGGCGGCACGGACACGCATCTCATGCTGGTGGATCTGAGACCCAAGGAGCTCACCGGCAAGCGCGCCGAGGCGCTGCTCGGCCAGGCGGGAATCACGGTCAACAAGAACACCATCCCGGACGATCCGCAGTCGCCGTTCGTCACGAGCGGAATCCGGATCGGAACGCCGGCCGTGACGACGCGCGGGATGGGCACCTCCGAGATGGTGCGCATCGCCGAGCTGATCGACCGCGCGCTCAGCTACCAGGATGATCCGCATCTCGCACAGGTGAAGAACGAAGTGCGAAAGCTCACCACACTGTTCCCCTTGTATCAGCCGGGTGCCATCGGCAACGCGGAAGATGGGCCGCGCCCGCCTGGCCGTCCGGCACGGAGACCGATTCTCGCGTGAACGAGCTGCAGTTTACCGATGAGATCATGGCCCGGATCCGGGCCCGGGGCGGGACCTATCACGAACGCGCGTACCTGTTCGTGCTGGCCACGATCGAGTTCGTCCAATCCCGCCTCGAGGCGCGGCGCCACGTCACCGGGCAGGAGCTGGCCTGGGCGTGCCGGGACCTGGCGCAGGAGCAGTTCGGGCTGCTGGCGCCGCACGTGCTCGAGCACTGGGGCATCCGGCGTACCGACGACCTCGGCCGCATCGTCTTCACGCTGGTCGACATCGGATTGCTGGTGACCCAACCGGGCGACCGCGAATCCGACTTCGCGTCGGTGTATGATTTCGATGAGGCGTTTGGGGGCGATTATGCCTGGCAGGGGGTGCGCGGCGGCTGATCGCCCCGCCGCGTGGGGAGTGGGAGGGGAAGACGATGGATGGCAAGGAATGGCCCCGCTGCATGAAGTGCACGCAGGGCATACTGGTACCGCTGTCTGATTATGGGCGCGAAGGCGCGCCGATCACCTACAAGGCGTGGGTCTGCACCAATCCCGAGTGCGGGTTCAATATCCGGATCGATAACGGCGAGATTTCGATCGGGCGCACGATCGGACAGAGCCACAAGTAACCCGCGCCGTCGCGCGCACCGGCCAGGCGTCTGGCCTTACGGCCGCCCCATGCTTCCCATTCTTTCACCAGCGGAGTCGGTCGAGTGGGACCGCCAGGCAGCGGCGGCCGGGATCGCGCTCGCCACGCTGATGGACGCGGCGGGTCGCGCCACCGCCGCGGTCATCGCCGATCGCCAGGGTCCGGCCATGTCGCAAGGCGTACTGGTGGCCGCAGGCCCGGGCAACAACGGCGGGGACGGCTGGGTGCTTGCGCGCGCGCTCCATCGCGTCGGCGTGGCGGTCTGGGTGGCCGCGAGCTCCGGTGAAAGGTCGCCGCTCCGCCGCGCCGCGGCCGAGCTCGCGCGG includes:
- the rpiB gene encoding ribose 5-phosphate isomerase B, whose amino-acid sequence is MPERIPIGSDHAGFRLKGQLVEELARLGFEPVDLGTHSEVSADYPDIAHRLAGGVEQGDSARGVLLCGTGLGMSYTANRHRGVRAAVAWTPEVARLAREHNDANVLILPARFVSDAEGIEILRAWLATPFSGGRHARRVAKIDQETA
- a CDS encoding CPBP family intramembrane glutamic endopeptidase, producing MLPAIGWSIAFLLLGFAFSFLLIGGLAYLLRRDVAAGLDAIQLSPALQALATGASLLGGFLAATWIVGRRALGLDARTLRWRVGHGARGAGWGLAVGIGAALLATGGAALVGAAHWSHDRGGFGDYLAQVTKTVAVLAPAALGEEVIFRGVPLVLLAGAIGRASAIVLVAGLAFAALHAINPGITPLALGNIALAGIWLGVAFYAPGGIWTAFGSHLGWNAALAALDAPVSGLPFEIPLLDYHAGVPCWLTGCRFGPEGGLLATGALILALLIAVQWARPGTAE
- a CDS encoding 3-hydroxybutyryl-CoA dehydrogenase produces the protein MSRAAVVGAGTMGNGIAHVFAQHGWEVALIDSAPAALERALATIRANLDRQVKKGTLPADAPAAVLGRIATGGSLHAAAGASLVIEAASESPAVKFGIFEQLDRIADSNAILASNTSSISITEIAARTRRPAAVLGMHFMNPVPVMALVEVIRGQATSDSTTATVMEVARALGKTPVEVQDYPGFVSNRVLMPMINEAIFCVMEGVATPEAIDTVMRLGMSHPMGPLTLADFIGLDVCLAIMEVLHRGLGDDKYRPCPLLRRMVAAGALGRKAGRGFYEYPR
- the glyA gene encoding serine hydroxymethyltransferase, with the translated sequence MTLDHNASLREADPTVARLIDRELRRQQQGLELIASENFASRAVIDAMGTPLTNKYAEGYPGRRYYGGCEVVDEIEQLAIDRLKQLFNAEHANVQPHSGAQANFAAFMALVKPGETIMGMSLPHGGHLSHGAAVNHSGTIWRAVHYGVNPSTGRIDYDQVRAQAQRERPRLIIAGGSAYARVIDFAAFRDIADEVGAYFLVDMAHFAGLVAGGYHPSPVPHAHVVTSTTHKTLRGPRSGLILCTADLAKAIDKSVFPGTQGGPLEHVIAAKAVAFGEAMDDEFKAYARHIVENARRLAAALLERGYAIVSGGTDTHLMLVDLRPKELTGKRAEALLGQAGITVNKNTIPDDPQSPFVTSGIRIGTPAVTTRGMGTSEMVRIAELIDRALSYQDDPHLAQVKNEVRKLTTLFPLYQPGAIGNAEDGPRPPGRPARRPILA
- a CDS encoding M90 family metallopeptidase; its protein translation is MSEGLVLLAGAALLAGAWFALGPLIRGLTQRAAAKREAEPVPASWWPLIAREVPAVAGLDRDQRTRLLRAMRDLLTTCHWEGCGGLVLTEEMQLVIAAQACLITLERPGELYPALHTILVYPSTFVPRRAVDLRKWHVTREHDPGQPTLGEAWSDGIVVLAWDDAGAGAANPADGRNVVYHEFAHQLDFVHHLTDPDADAIDPLRQAIRASYDRLCEAVAAGSPTVLDRYAVTDEAEFFAVATEVYFERKQALQAVEPRLVKELERFYEGK
- a CDS encoding Minf_1886 family protein; this translates as MNELQFTDEIMARIRARGGTYHERAYLFVLATIEFVQSRLEARRHVTGQELAWACRDLAQEQFGLLAPHVLEHWGIRRTDDLGRIVFTLVDIGLLVTQPGDRESDFASVYDFDEAFGGDYAWQGVRGG